One segment of Niabella beijingensis DNA contains the following:
- the mobA gene encoding conjugal transfer protein MobA, which translates to MSENSNSKKNKGGRTPKTDPSIHRHVFRLTDEENAKLLSLFEASGMTNKAKFIISLLFGKEMKSVKIDKGTVDFYMRLTSFHGQFRSVGVNYNQIVKLLYKHFSEKKAAAFLYKLEKQTAEMAMLCQKIIQLTEEFEAKHLKNQP; encoded by the coding sequence ATGAGCGAGAACAGTAACAGTAAAAAGAATAAGGGCGGACGGACACCTAAAACCGACCCAAGCATCCACCGCCATGTTTTCCGTCTTACCGATGAAGAAAACGCCAAACTTTTATCGCTTTTTGAAGCATCTGGAATGACCAATAAAGCGAAGTTTATCATTTCCCTACTGTTTGGTAAGGAAATGAAATCGGTTAAGATTGACAAAGGAACAGTTGATTTCTATATGCGACTGACTTCGTTTCACGGTCAATTTCGCTCCGTAGGCGTGAATTATAACCAGATTGTAAAGCTGCTGTACAAGCATTTCTCCGAGAAAAAAGCGGCAGCATTTCTATACAAATTGGAAAAACAGACGGCTGAAATGGCGATGCTATGCCAAAAAATCATCCAGCTAACGGAAGAGTTTGAAGCGAAACACCTGAAAAACCAGCCTTAG
- the mobB gene encoding conjugal transfer protein MobB: MIAKIGRSGNLYGALAYNQLKVEHENGQILFTNRIIETTNGHYSVAQLAQSFAPYLIVNRNTEKHTLHISLNPDPNDKVSDDKFREMAEQYMREMGYGEQPFVVFKHTDIDRSHIHIVSVCVDEEGKKISDKFEKMRSMNVCRELEKQHGLIPATDKEHKQNEQIFRPVDYHAGDVKSQIASVVRHLPNYYQYQTLGEYNTLLSLFNITTEKVEGELHGKAQQGLLYIPLNEKGERAGHPFKASLFGKSAGLPALELHFSKCKTALKDSSTKQTLKSAITIALKTTSDELSFKKQLAEQGINVVVRRNDARRIYGMTFIDHNSKTVWNGSRLAKELSANIFNDYWNKNIQPEVKEPAVNQSKKTYAKDIEDLPSEKPHHLFDFLNTEPIPEKHEDGLIEALGGLLPEAQGEDYEEQDFANKMKKKRKRGLH; the protein is encoded by the coding sequence ATGATAGCGAAAATTGGCAGAAGCGGAAATTTGTATGGAGCATTGGCGTACAATCAGCTCAAAGTGGAACATGAAAATGGGCAGATTTTGTTTACCAATAGGATAATTGAAACCACTAATGGTCATTACTCCGTTGCACAATTAGCCCAATCTTTTGCTCCTTACCTCATCGTAAACCGCAATACCGAAAAGCATACGTTGCATATTTCGCTCAATCCCGACCCGAATGATAAGGTTAGCGATGACAAGTTTCGGGAAATGGCAGAACAGTATATGCGGGAAATGGGCTACGGGGAACAACCTTTTGTAGTATTCAAGCATACCGATATTGACCGCAGCCATATCCATATCGTATCAGTTTGTGTGGATGAAGAGGGTAAAAAGATCTCGGATAAGTTCGAGAAAATGCGGTCTATGAATGTATGCCGTGAACTTGAAAAGCAACACGGATTGATACCTGCAACGGATAAGGAGCATAAGCAGAATGAGCAGATTTTCCGTCCGGTAGATTATCATGCAGGCGACGTCAAGAGCCAGATTGCTTCAGTAGTCCGCCACCTGCCGAATTATTACCAATACCAGACTTTGGGCGAATACAATACCTTGCTTTCCCTTTTTAATATTACCACTGAAAAAGTTGAGGGAGAATTACACGGTAAGGCACAGCAGGGCTTGTTGTATATTCCCTTGAATGAAAAAGGCGAAAGAGCCGGGCATCCGTTCAAGGCTTCCCTTTTCGGGAAGAGTGCGGGGCTTCCTGCTTTGGAATTGCATTTTTCAAAATGCAAAACAGCTTTGAAAGACAGCTCAACCAAACAAACCCTAAAATCCGCCATTACCATTGCCCTGAAAACTACCAGCGATGAGTTGAGCTTTAAAAAGCAGTTGGCAGAACAGGGCATTAACGTAGTAGTACGGAGGAATGATGCAAGGCGTATTTATGGAATGACATTTATAGACCACAATTCCAAAACCGTTTGGAACGGTTCCCGTTTAGCAAAGGAACTTTCAGCCAACATTTTCAATGACTATTGGAATAAGAATATTCAACCAGAAGTAAAAGAGCCCGCAGTGAATCAATCAAAAAAAACATACGCAAAAGATATCGAAGATCTGCCTTCAGAAAAACCACATCATTTATTCGACTTCCTCAATACAGAGCCTATCCCTGAGAAACATGAAGACGGTTTGATTGAGGCATTGGGTGGTTTGCTTCCCGAAGCCCAGGGTGAAGATTACGAAGAACAGGATTTTGCCAACAAGATGAAGAAGAAAAGAAAAAGAGGTTTGCACTAA
- a CDS encoding alpha/beta fold hydrolase, with protein sequence MKKNMAKDIFELVKKLGFEKVYIGGHDIGAHVALSFAVNHPETAAKLIMLDTPHPDTGMYHLPMLPVFGANYLYPWWLAFNQVKELPEQLLEGRMDIVIEWLFKNLLKDQESISDFDKAVYSSAYNDKNAIRASNAWYQAFPKDIEDSKTYDKLKIPVIGIGGSGYDLLQMSLPNTATNLQLKKIEDCGHFILSEKPNETAELMINFLMQ encoded by the coding sequence ATGAAAAAAAACATGGCCAAAGATATATTTGAACTCGTGAAAAAATTAGGATTTGAAAAGGTTTACATTGGCGGACACGACATCGGTGCACACGTAGCATTAAGTTTTGCAGTAAATCATCCAGAAACTGCTGCTAAATTGATCATGTTGGATACCCCGCATCCGGATACAGGAATGTATCATTTGCCAATGTTACCTGTATTCGGTGCAAACTATCTCTATCCTTGGTGGCTTGCATTTAATCAAGTAAAAGAACTGCCCGAACAACTACTTGAGGGACGAATGGATATTGTTATTGAGTGGTTATTTAAAAACCTATTGAAAGATCAGGAAAGCATAAGCGATTTTGATAAAGCTGTTTATAGCTCTGCTTATAATGATAAAAATGCTATCCGAGCGTCAAACGCTTGGTATCAAGCATTTCCAAAAGACATTGAAGATAGTAAAACCTATGATAAGCTTAAAATCCCTGTAATTGGAATTGGAGGAAGCGGATATGACCTGTTACAAATGTCGTTGCCCAATACTGCAACCAATCTACAATTAAAAAAAATAGAAGATTGCGGACATTTTATACTTTCTGAAAAACCAAATGAAACAGCTGAATTAATGATTAATTTCTTGATGCAGTAA
- a CDS encoding alpha/beta fold hydrolase, with the protein MINTKNPHTDELIKLVPNFTNHYADVNGVKLHYVMGGQGEPLVLIPGYPETWWAYHKVMPILATKYHVIVVEMRGMGNSDKPIDGYEKKHGQRYI; encoded by the coding sequence ATGATAAATACCAAAAATCCTCACACCGATGAGCTAATCAAATTAGTTCCAAATTTCACTAACCATTATGCAGATGTAAATGGCGTAAAGCTCCATTATGTAATGGGTGGACAAGGAGAGCCTTTAGTTTTGATTCCGGGCTATCCCGAAACCTGGTGGGCATATCATAAGGTAATGCCTATCCTTGCGACTAAATACCATGTTATTGTTGTCGAAATGAGAGGAATGGGAAATTCGGACAAACCAATAGATGGCTATGAAAAAAAACATGGCCAAAGATATATTTGA
- a CDS encoding MerR family transcriptional regulator, translating to MKLINQLSKETGIPIGTIRFYEKSGLFSGETKKEVTTNNYVYYGDEVVEKLRFIQMAKAVGFTLSEIKEVIDVWYKKELSQKAQIQVLDLKLAQIDQKIKELKTMKKQIALCKSNIGNTEE from the coding sequence ATGAAATTAATAAATCAACTTTCCAAGGAAACAGGTATCCCGATTGGAACAATACGTTTCTATGAAAAAAGCGGGCTTTTTAGTGGAGAAACAAAAAAGGAAGTAACCACTAATAATTATGTTTATTATGGAGATGAAGTTGTAGAAAAGCTTAGGTTTATACAAATGGCAAAAGCCGTTGGGTTCACATTGTCAGAAATAAAGGAAGTTATCGATGTTTGGTATAAAAAAGAGCTTTCACAAAAAGCACAAATTCAAGTTCTTGATCTCAAATTAGCACAAATCGATCAAAAAATAAAAGAATTAAAGACAATGAAAAAACAAATTGCTTTATGTAAAAGCAATATTGGAAATACAGAAGAATGA
- the mobC gene encoding conjugal transfer protein MobC: MQGEDDLRGLAKIMAFMRAVSILLMLMHFYWFCYGFFLERGWTLEIINKILGNFQRTAGLFSHTLYTKLFALVLLALSCLGSKGVKNEKITWSKIYVALAIGIILFFLNFPLLKLPLLIATILYILTTGLGYIALMVAGVWMSRLLRTNLMDDVFNNENESFQQETKLMENEYSVNLPTKFYYKGKWNNGWINIVNPFRASIVLGTPGSGKSYAIVNNYIKQQIEKGFSMYIYDFKFDDLSTIAYNHLLKHRNKYKVQPKFYVINFDDPRKSHRCNPLNPDFMTDISDAYEAAYTIMLNLNRSWIQKQGDFFVESPIILLAAIIWFLKIYDNGKHCTFPHAIELLNKKYADVFTILTSYPELENYLSPFMDAWQGGAQDQLQGQIASAKIPLSRMISPQLYWVMTGDDFSLDINNPKEPKILCVGNNPDRQNIYSAALGLYNSRIVKLINKKGQLKSSVIIDELPTIYFRGLDNLIATARSNKVAVCLGFQDFSQLIRDYGDKEAKVIQNTVGNIFSGQVVGETAKSLSERFGKVLQKRQSMTINRNDKSTSISTQLDSLIPASKISTLTQGMFVGSVSDNFDERIDQKIFHAEIVVDNEKVSAETKAYKKIPQILSFTDELGNDNMKQVIEANYRQVKADVVQIVESEMERIKNDPDLQHLIQQD; this comes from the coding sequence ATGCAAGGAGAAGACGATTTAAGAGGTTTAGCCAAGATTATGGCTTTTATGAGGGCTGTAAGCATCCTTTTGATGCTGATGCACTTTTACTGGTTCTGTTACGGTTTCTTTTTAGAACGTGGCTGGACATTAGAAATCATCAACAAAATATTGGGTAATTTTCAGCGAACGGCAGGGCTGTTTTCGCATACCCTATATACCAAGCTGTTTGCTTTGGTATTGCTGGCTTTGAGCTGTTTGGGTTCTAAGGGAGTTAAAAATGAAAAGATAACCTGGTCTAAAATCTATGTGGCTTTAGCGATTGGTATTATCCTGTTTTTTCTAAATTTCCCTTTACTAAAGCTACCATTATTAATCGCTACAATCCTTTATATCCTTACCACAGGCTTAGGCTATATCGCTTTAATGGTAGCCGGAGTTTGGATGAGCCGTTTGCTTCGTACCAATCTGATGGATGATGTTTTCAACAACGAGAACGAAAGTTTTCAGCAGGAAACTAAATTGATGGAAAACGAATATTCTGTCAATCTTCCCACAAAGTTTTATTACAAAGGCAAATGGAACAACGGCTGGATTAACATAGTCAATCCTTTTCGAGCCTCGATTGTGTTGGGTACGCCGGGTTCAGGAAAATCGTATGCCATCGTAAATAATTACATCAAACAGCAGATTGAGAAAGGCTTTAGTATGTACATCTACGATTTCAAGTTCGACGACCTTTCTACCATTGCCTACAATCATTTGCTGAAACACAGGAATAAGTACAAAGTTCAGCCGAAATTTTACGTGATAAATTTTGACGACCCACGTAAAAGCCACCGTTGCAATCCACTCAATCCTGATTTTATGACAGATATTTCAGATGCCTACGAAGCGGCTTATACCATAATGCTAAACCTCAACAGGTCGTGGATACAGAAGCAAGGCGATTTTTTCGTGGAAAGCCCGATTATATTGCTTGCTGCCATTATTTGGTTCCTGAAAATTTATGACAACGGCAAGCATTGCACATTCCCACACGCTATTGAACTGCTGAACAAGAAATACGCCGATGTATTTACCATTCTTACATCGTACCCCGAACTGGAAAATTATTTATCTCCTTTTATGGATGCGTGGCAAGGTGGCGCACAAGACCAATTACAGGGGCAAATTGCATCTGCGAAAATTCCTCTATCTCGTATGATTTCGCCACAGTTGTATTGGGTAATGACAGGCGATGATTTTTCGCTGGACATCAACAATCCCAAAGAGCCAAAGATTTTATGCGTGGGTAATAATCCCGACCGACAAAATATTTATTCGGCGGCATTAGGTTTGTACAATTCAAGAATTGTAAAACTCATTAATAAGAAAGGTCAATTAAAGAGTTCCGTGATTATAGATGAGTTGCCAACAATATATTTTCGAGGACTGGACAATCTTATCGCAACGGCGAGAAGTAATAAGGTGGCGGTATGTTTGGGCTTTCAAGATTTTTCGCAATTAATACGTGATTATGGCGACAAAGAGGCTAAAGTTATTCAAAACACAGTCGGTAATATTTTCTCCGGTCAGGTTGTCGGAGAAACTGCAAAGAGCCTTTCGGAACGCTTTGGGAAAGTATTGCAGAAACGCCAAAGTATGACGATTAACCGCAACGATAAATCTACTTCTATATCCACACAGCTCGATAGCCTAATACCAGCTTCCAAAATCTCAACGCTTACACAAGGTATGTTTGTCGGTTCTGTATCGGATAACTTTGATGAGCGTATCGACCAGAAAATTTTCCACGCTGAAATTGTCGTGGATAACGAAAAGGTTTCTGCCGAAACCAAAGCCTATAAGAAGATACCGCAGATATTATCCTTTACTGATGAACTCGGCAACGATAATATGAAACAGGTCATTGAAGCCAATTACAGGCAGGTCAAAGCGGACGTTGTGCAGATTGTAGAAAGTGAAATGGAGCGGATTAAGAACGACCCCGATTTACAGCATTTGATACAGCAGGATTAA
- a CDS encoding GlxA family transcriptional regulator, whose protein sequence is MKTVEMKNTKDIRHVVVLVHPYSTMLSVSAPIEVFQSAIDNMEHLKNDVSFSYEIHVVSAVISKKLEMKPRISINCESNYHEIDYPIDTLIVAGAPRKNGFKEDILIWLKLQSKIVRRICSMCAGAFILAEAGILRNKNAVTHWQLCEEMAKTYPDVYVNQEAIFIKQGNVYTSAGVTAGFDLALALVEEDLGKTFALRIAKLMVLFLKRPGNQTQYSMMLESQNIDYQPINNILNWIHDHIHEDITVEKLAGLSSMSPRNFARVFVKELNTSPIKYVEKLRTETACRYLTDTQLTIDEIANICGFSNSLNMNRIFLKTFHVTPSQYRKNFSSSFSYPNQY, encoded by the coding sequence GTGAAAACAGTTGAAATGAAGAATACCAAAGATATTAGGCACGTTGTAGTGTTAGTCCACCCATACTCCACAATGTTAAGCGTATCTGCGCCAATAGAAGTTTTTCAAAGTGCTATCGACAATATGGAGCATTTAAAAAATGATGTTAGTTTTTCCTATGAAATACACGTTGTATCAGCTGTTATAAGTAAGAAACTTGAGATGAAACCAAGAATATCCATTAACTGTGAAAGCAATTATCATGAAATTGATTATCCGATAGATACACTAATAGTTGCAGGCGCTCCTCGAAAGAACGGATTTAAAGAAGATATTCTTATTTGGTTAAAACTACAGTCGAAAATTGTACGCCGCATATGTTCCATGTGTGCAGGAGCATTCATATTGGCTGAGGCCGGTATATTACGGAATAAAAATGCGGTAACCCACTGGCAGCTTTGTGAAGAAATGGCCAAAACCTATCCTGATGTATACGTAAATCAAGAAGCTATTTTCATTAAACAAGGAAATGTATACACTTCTGCCGGTGTTACGGCAGGATTTGATTTAGCATTGGCGTTAGTAGAAGAGGATTTAGGAAAAACGTTCGCATTGAGGATAGCAAAATTAATGGTGCTTTTTTTAAAACGCCCAGGTAATCAAACTCAATATAGCATGATGTTAGAATCCCAAAACATAGATTATCAACCGATAAATAATATTTTGAATTGGATTCACGACCATATACATGAAGATATTACTGTAGAAAAATTAGCAGGATTGTCATCAATGAGTCCTCGAAACTTTGCAAGGGTTTTTGTTAAAGAACTAAATACAAGTCCTATTAAATATGTGGAAAAACTAAGGACTGAAACAGCATGTCGTTATTTGACAGATACACAGTTGACAATAGATGAGATAGCCAATATATGCGGTTTTAGTAATTCTCTAAATATGAATCGCATATTTCTAAAAACATTTCATGTTACTCCTTCTCAATATAGAAAAAATTTCAGTTCATCCTTTAGTTATCCAAATCAATATTAA
- the gap gene encoding type I glyceraldehyde-3-phosphate dehydrogenase, producing the protein MKTIKIGINGFGRIGRLVFRAVQKYENIQVVGINDLTSVDYLAYMLKYDTVHGHFDGEISVKDGNLLVNGQIIRITSEKNPEDLKWNEINAEYIIEATGIFLTKENAQGHINAGAKRVVMSGPPKDDTPMFVMGVNEKMYNGEVFVSNASCTTNCVAPLVKVINDKFGVAEALMTAIHAATASQKTVDSPSVKDWRGGRAVTGNIIPSSTGAAKAVGKVIPELSGKITGLSFRVPVLDVSVVDLTCRLKKPATYEEICQTIKEASKNEMKGILGYTEDEVVSTDFIGETRTSVFDTKAGISLSPNFVKLISWYDNEYGFSNKILDLIIHMEAFAVK; encoded by the coding sequence ATGAAAACGATAAAAATTGGTATTAATGGATTTGGACGAATAGGTCGTCTTGTCTTTCGTGCAGTTCAAAAATACGAGAACATCCAAGTTGTAGGCATTAATGACTTGACCAGTGTAGATTATTTGGCTTATATGCTAAAATATGATACTGTACATGGACATTTTGACGGGGAAATCAGCGTAAAGGACGGTAATTTATTAGTAAATGGACAAATCATCCGAATTACATCCGAGAAAAATCCAGAAGATTTAAAATGGAATGAAATTAATGCAGAATACATTATTGAAGCAACAGGCATATTCTTGACAAAGGAAAATGCACAAGGTCACATAAATGCAGGTGCTAAACGGGTAGTAATGTCAGGCCCTCCGAAAGATGATACTCCCATGTTTGTTATGGGGGTAAATGAGAAAATGTATAATGGAGAAGTTTTTGTGTCAAATGCCTCTTGTACTACCAATTGTGTTGCCCCGTTGGTGAAAGTAATAAATGATAAATTTGGAGTAGCGGAAGCGTTGATGACTGCCATACATGCAGCTACAGCATCACAAAAGACTGTTGACAGCCCCTCTGTGAAAGATTGGCGAGGTGGACGGGCAGTGACGGGAAATATTATACCATCTTCTACAGGAGCGGCAAAAGCTGTAGGAAAAGTAATCCCAGAACTTTCGGGTAAAATTACTGGGTTATCTTTTAGGGTACCCGTATTAGATGTTTCTGTGGTAGATTTAACATGCAGACTTAAAAAACCTGCAACTTATGAGGAAATATGCCAAACAATTAAAGAAGCTTCAAAAAATGAAATGAAAGGAATATTAGGATATACCGAAGATGAAGTTGTTTCCACAGACTTTATAGGAGAAACAAGAACGTCCGTATTCGATACAAAGGCAGGAATATCGTTGTCTCCAAATTTTGTAAAGTTGATTAGCTGGTATGATAACGAGTATGGTTTTTCCAACAAAATACTCGACCTTATTATACACATGGAAGCCTTCGCAGTTAAATAA
- a CDS encoding alpha/beta fold hydrolase, translating into MITKEMYMQYSDEELIKLLPNFNNHFINVNGIQLHYVIGGQGDPLVLIPGYPETWWAYNKVMPILIKKYRVIVIDIRGMGSSDKPFEGYDKRNMAKDVFELVQHLGLKRISIAGHDIGAHVAFSFAVNYSDIVAKLIMLDTPHPDEGMYQLPMLPILGANYLYPWWLSFNQVKELPERLLEGRMDVVIEWLFNHLLKDVNSISDFHKSVYAAAYNNKDAIRASNGWYQAFPQDIQDMKTYNKLSVPTLGIGGSGYDMLAMSLPKMISNVKLKKIENSGHFLLTEKPTETVELMIDFLEH; encoded by the coding sequence ATGATAACAAAGGAAATGTATATGCAATATTCAGACGAGGAACTTATAAAATTACTACCGAATTTCAATAATCATTTTATTAATGTAAATGGCATTCAACTACATTATGTAATAGGTGGTCAAGGAGATCCTTTGGTTTTAATCCCCGGCTATCCCGAAACATGGTGGGCTTATAATAAGGTAATGCCAATACTCATAAAAAAATATCGCGTTATTGTTATCGATATTCGTGGCATGGGAAGTTCAGATAAACCTTTTGAAGGATACGACAAGCGAAATATGGCTAAAGATGTCTTTGAACTCGTACAGCATTTGGGATTAAAAAGAATATCGATTGCTGGACATGATATAGGTGCTCATGTTGCATTTAGTTTCGCTGTAAATTATTCAGACATAGTTGCTAAACTTATTATGTTAGACACCCCTCATCCTGACGAAGGGATGTATCAATTACCAATGCTACCTATATTAGGTGCTAATTATCTTTACCCTTGGTGGCTTTCTTTTAATCAGGTCAAAGAATTACCTGAACGACTTCTTGAAGGGCGTATGGATGTTGTTATAGAATGGTTATTTAATCATTTATTGAAAGATGTAAACAGTATAAGTGATTTTCATAAATCGGTCTATGCCGCAGCGTATAATAATAAAGATGCTATAAGGGCTTCAAATGGTTGGTATCAAGCATTTCCTCAAGATATACAAGACATGAAGACATACAATAAACTTTCGGTTCCTACACTCGGAATTGGCGGTAGCGGATACGATATGTTGGCAATGTCTCTTCCTAAAATGATAAGCAATGTAAAACTAAAAAAAATAGAAAATAGCGGGCATTTCCTTTTAACTGAAAAGCCAACGGAGACAGTTGAACTCATGATAGATTTTTTGGAGCATTGA
- a CDS encoding EamA family transporter — MWLVYALLSALFAALTAIFGKLGVANVNSNLATGIRTVVILIMIWSIIMARGEAKGMSILSKQNITFLIISGIATGLSWLFYFKALQLGKVSQVAAVDKLSVALTIIIAVLFLGEQLTLKTFAGASLIIIGTVLLAWK, encoded by the coding sequence ATGTGGTTAGTTTATGCTTTATTATCCGCCTTATTTGCTGCACTTACCGCCATATTCGGTAAGCTGGGCGTAGCGAACGTCAATTCCAATCTTGCAACCGGGATACGGACGGTTGTCATATTGATAATGATATGGAGCATCATAATGGCAAGAGGCGAAGCAAAAGGAATGAGCATTTTATCAAAACAGAATATCACTTTTCTTATCATTTCAGGAATAGCCACAGGCTTATCGTGGCTATTCTATTTTAAAGCCTTGCAATTAGGGAAAGTATCGCAGGTAGCAGCCGTTGATAAGCTAAGTGTAGCCCTTACAATCATCATTGCCGTCCTGTTTTTAGGCGAGCAGCTTACGCTAAAGACATTTGCAGGAGCAAGCCTTATTATCATCGGAACCGTACTATTGGCTTGGAAGTAA
- a CDS encoding RteC domain-containing protein: MEADSSIQQVETVIRLIIKCLANVKEYVVNRGFKNTDEEIRFFKHQKPVIVSKLIYYNAIYKIETKKPYGAKPIRNYLNNELKKLKRYFDNNLEVYKYYRTNNSFIDDQLFFKEQIRYKAKSGHVLF, encoded by the coding sequence ATGGAAGCAGATAGCTCCATACAACAGGTTGAAACCGTAATCAGGCTTATCATCAAATGCCTGGCGAATGTAAAAGAGTATGTAGTGAACAGAGGATTTAAGAATACAGATGAAGAAATCCGTTTTTTCAAACACCAGAAACCTGTCATCGTATCAAAGCTGATTTATTATAATGCGATTTATAAAATCGAAACAAAGAAGCCTTATGGTGCAAAACCTATCAGGAATTACCTCAACAATGAACTGAAAAAGCTGAAACGGTACTTTGATAACAACCTCGAAGTTTATAAATACTACCGCACCAATAATTCCTTCATTGACGATCAGTTGTTTTTCAAGGAACAAATACGATATAAAGCTAAGTCTGGACACGTTTTATTTTGA
- a CDS encoding RteC domain-containing protein, whose product MTISCFSRNKYDIKLSLDTFYFEADPDFSTSHDYKAAKIIANDLIQVYLEDQLHKTVYKEKSTNLPKLNWAGSKTALTELIYALHAQGAFDNADIKIIAKTFESIFHIDLGDFYYTFMELKNRKVNRTKFLDSLRDALIKRMEEQEEE is encoded by the coding sequence TTGACGATCAGTTGTTTTTCAAGGAACAAATACGATATAAAGCTAAGTCTGGACACGTTTTATTTTGAAGCAGACCCGGACTTTTCTACCTCTCACGATTACAAGGCAGCAAAGATTATCGCCAATGACCTGATACAAGTCTATCTCGAAGACCAGCTTCATAAAACGGTGTATAAAGAAAAATCTACCAACCTGCCAAAACTAAACTGGGCGGGAAGCAAGACTGCATTAACCGAACTGATATACGCCCTTCACGCTCAGGGTGCATTCGATAATGCCGATATTAAAATCATTGCCAAAACTTTTGAAAGCATCTTTCATATTGACCTGGGCGACTTCTATTATACCTTTATGGAGCTTAAAAACCGGAAGGTAAACCGAACGAAATTTCTTGACAGCCTGCGTGATGCACTGATAAAGCGGATGGAAGAGCAGGAAGAGGAATAA
- a CDS encoding DMT family transporter — protein sequence MENLTSKKMLPVFAFWALGLIWGSNFIYMRLVSHYIASMQVVFLRVALSVLPIIAYGIFTHSFKKEHLKYWYHFLVMSLLAAVVYYYCFVMGSHLLYSGIAGAMSGSTPLFSFVLGMLFLNEEKLTFRKVLGLLLGLLGIILLAKPFNADFTPTTWEGIAYMVVGSLSFGASFIYAKKFVSPLQIPSVALTSYQLIGATIILLAITPFEGMSNVFSNTNAALGLIIGLSFLGTGLAFLIYYFIIDKLGGVKASSVTYIPPIVALIIGAFIGKEPIVLSDFLGAFIVLLGVYLLKKK from the coding sequence ATGGAAAATCTAACTTCAAAAAAAATGCTACCCGTTTTTGCATTTTGGGCATTAGGCTTAATCTGGGGGAGTAATTTTATTTATATGAGGCTCGTATCTCATTATATCGCCTCTATGCAAGTTGTATTTCTTAGAGTGGCTTTATCTGTACTGCCTATTATCGCATACGGTATATTTACCCACTCATTCAAAAAAGAACATTTAAAGTATTGGTATCACTTTTTGGTAATGTCGTTACTGGCAGCAGTGGTTTATTACTATTGCTTTGTAATGGGGTCGCATCTGTTATATTCCGGTATCGCCGGAGCAATGAGTGGTTCCACTCCGTTGTTTTCGTTTGTACTTGGTATGCTTTTCTTGAATGAAGAAAAACTCACATTTCGTAAAGTTTTGGGACTATTGCTTGGTTTGCTCGGTATCATTCTGCTTGCAAAACCTTTTAACGCTGATTTTACTCCCACTACTTGGGAAGGAATAGCCTATATGGTTGTTGGTTCGTTAAGTTTTGGGGCATCTTTTATCTATGCAAAAAAATTCGTCAGCCCTTTACAAATTCCGAGTGTTGCATTGACCTCCTATCAACTGATTGGAGCAACCATTATTCTGCTTGCCATTACTCCATTCGAGGGGATGAGTAACGTGTTTTCAAATACAAACGCTGCTTTAGGCTTGATTATCGGTCTTAGCTTTTTAGGTACAGGATTGGCATTTCTTATTTACTATTTTATCATTGATAAATTGGGTGGTGTTAAAGCATCATCGGTTACATATATTCCCCCGATAGTTGCTCTTATCATCGGTGCATTTATAGGCAAAGAACCCATCGTTTTATCAGATTTTTTAGGAGCGTTTATTGTGCTTTTAGGAGTTTACTTACTAAAGAAAAAATAA